Sequence from the Halobaculum rubrum genome:
TCGACCGCGTGTTCGTCCCCGAGAACGCCCAGGACGTGGCCGCACAGCAGGTGTACGGGATGGCGATCAACGGCGTGAAGCGGGAGGCCGACGTTCGCGACACGCTCGCCTCGGCGTACCCGTACCGGAACTACTCCGATTCCGAGTGGGAACAGCTCATGCGGTATCTGACGGCCGACCACGAGGGGATGGAGGAGAAGAACGCGTACGCGAAGGTGTGGCGCGACACCAACGACGCGCCGGACGGAGAGCACCACTACGAAGAGTTCGACGTGGGCGAGCCACTGATCGGCAAGCGGGGTCGGCTGGCGCGCGTGATCTACATGACGAACATCGGCACCATCCCGGACTCGTTCACGATCGACGTGTACGTCCGCGGCGGCGACGAGTGGGTCGGCCAGCTCGACGAGGCGTACCTCGACACGCTGGAGCCCGGCGACGTGTTCCAGCTCGGCGGCTCGACGTACCAGTACAGCTACCGCCGCGGCTCGAAGGTGTACGTCGACCAGTCGAGCCAGCGGCCGACGGTGCCCTCGTGGTTCTCCGAACGGCTCCCGCTCAGCTACGATCTCGGGCGGGAGATCCTCGCGTTCCAGGGCGAGCTGCTGGACCGGCTCGCGGCCGGCGGACCCGCGAACGCCCGCCGGTGGCTCAGGCGACGCCCGCTCGACGAGAACGCCGTGCGCGCGATCACCCGGATGTTCGACGAACAGCGTCGGTACCTCGGTCCCGACGGTGTCTCCACGCCCGACCGGCTCGTCGTCGAGCAGGTGCTCGACCGCGCGGAATACCGCCGCCACTACCACGTCCACAGCGCCTACGGCCGCGAGTTCAACGACGGCCTCTCGCGGCTGGTCGCCTATCGCTGTACCCAACGGGCGAACGCGAACGTCCAGGTCGCCGTCGCCGACAACGGCTTCACCGTCACGATGCCGCTGAACCGGAAGGTCGACATCGCCGACGTGATCGCGTCTCTCGACCCCGACGCCGTGTATTCGGAGTTCCGGGCGGCGCTGGAGGGGACTGACCTGTTGCAGCGCTACTTCCGGATCAACGCGACTCGGTCGCTGATGATCCTGAAGCGGTACAAGGGGTACGAGAAGTCCGCCGCCCAACAGCAGGTGTCCGCCGAGATGCTCGTCTCCTTTGCCGCGGACCTCGACTCCTTTGCGGTGCTTGAGGAGACGTACCGAGAGATCGTCGAGGACAAACTGAACGTCGCGGGGATCGGTGAGGTGCTCGAAGCGGTTCGGGCCGGCGACATCGAGGTGGTCCGTCACGAGGTCGACGCGCCGTCGCCGCGGGCGTTCGGGCTGGCAACGTTGTCGGCCAGTGACACGGTGCTCGCCGGGGACGAGGACGCCGCCCTCGAGGAGTTTCACGCACGCGTGATGGAGGAGTTGGACGACGGCGGGGCCGGAACAGACGACGGACACGGCGGAACCGAGGGACTCGGCGGCGTGCGCGCCGACTCCGGGGGCCCGGTCGACTCGGACCCGGACTGACTGAGCCCTCACCGCGATCGCCGGCGTCGGGCTCCGATCGACCGTCCCGGGATCCCACAGCGTTTACCGGAGGCGGCCGAACGCGGGGTATGGAATCGCTCAACTCGCGGGTCCGCCTGGCGT
This genomic interval carries:
- a CDS encoding ATP-dependent helicase, whose product is MTDGRDLLAATDADYEFDPATVDIADGDVLDRLDPSVRGWWVDQFGEYVGTNGGFFTPPQREAIPLIDEGENCLVASPTGSGKTLASFTAILNDLFRREREQAADGGLDDGVRCLYVSPLKSLANDITRNLAEPIDGIAERLADRGHDTEIRQAIRHGDTPDSERRAMLESPPHVLNTTPETLAILLNSPKFKETLRSVEYVVVDEIHSLADNKRGTHLSVSLERLERLCDGSPTRIGCSATVEPLSTMARFLVGGEAEGREASIRAGSESTREGGQPRSGSESVSGERSDPRDGEGDPESGSWTPRDCEIVDTRFVRDFDLRLECPTDDLIDTPRDVVNDRFHDRLHELIDGHENTLVFTNTRSGAERVLTTLRERHGYDETDSGCHHGSMSKEHREAVEEKLKSGDVDVVTTSTSLELGIDMPHVDLVVQVGSPKSVASLLQRVGRAGHRLGRTVEGRVIALDRDELVECAVMLQRAEEGFVDRVFVPENAQDVAAQQVYGMAINGVKREADVRDTLASAYPYRNYSDSEWEQLMRYLTADHEGMEEKNAYAKVWRDTNDAPDGEHHYEEFDVGEPLIGKRGRLARVIYMTNIGTIPDSFTIDVYVRGGDEWVGQLDEAYLDTLEPGDVFQLGGSTYQYSYRRGSKVYVDQSSQRPTVPSWFSERLPLSYDLGREILAFQGELLDRLAAGGPANARRWLRRRPLDENAVRAITRMFDEQRRYLGPDGVSTPDRLVVEQVLDRAEYRRHYHVHSAYGREFNDGLSRLVAYRCTQRANANVQVAVADNGFTVTMPLNRKVDIADVIASLDPDAVYSEFRAALEGTDLLQRYFRINATRSLMILKRYKGYEKSAAQQQVSAEMLVSFAADLDSFAVLEETYREIVEDKLNVAGIGEVLEAVRAGDIEVVRHEVDAPSPRAFGLATLSASDTVLAGDEDAALEEFHARVMEELDDGGAGTDDGHGGTEGLGGVRADSGGPVDSDPD